A single genomic interval of Arachis duranensis cultivar V14167 chromosome 7, aradu.V14167.gnm2.J7QH, whole genome shotgun sequence harbors:
- the LOC107458102 gene encoding uncharacterized protein LOC107458102 isoform X2 — translation MGDLHVNGVVFGEDRPCASSPPSPPLPLSNPDPSSVAADAWSAAEATTSAILRRIRPTLGADRKRREVVDYVQRLIRYGARCEVFPYGSVPLKTYLPDGDIDLTALSCQNIEDGLVSDVHTVLRGEEINEAAEYEVKDVRFIDAEVKLIKCIVQNIVVDISFNQLGGLSTLCFLEKVDRLVGKDHLFKRSIILIKAWCYYESRILGAHHGLISTYALETLVLYIFHQFHVSLDGPLAVLYRFLDYFSKFDWDNYCVSLKGPVGKSSLPNIVAEVAENGGDTLLTEEFIKTCVESFSVPSRGPDLNFRAFPQKHLNIIDPLKENNNLGRSVNKGNFYRIRSAFKYGARKLGWILMLPEDRIADELNRFFANTLDRHGCNHGNDMRTPSLGCSPRDFDFSGTSEAAVCSEDKTSFFVSTGSKVESLPGNQHNCQTKNERERNGVKVFSSLAGPSVDSSGDENADPIYKLVEDSKDVATIGGLDLASSNDASYFSNGIASNETTVNSLIDDEKEKHVMENNSRSNLDENSVVSYGLVDSRNAVDVFENNFPHSDSYTTTVSWGTEATKSLLDLAGDYESNIRNLQYGQMCNGYTVSPLVVPSPPRSPKLQNRNPWETVRQCLQINQSIHSQANSNGVLGPVYLVNHATLPIPPFGSEEKRKLRGTGAYFPNMSSRPYRDNRPMSGRGRSQASGAHGQQHRHAHSRNNGFIPTLQELNLSVEGSFEHPLEVYPPLGSAKSRSSETYFSQPAIWGPRHSNGFPHTSEKHESGTVSPQHHGPPRIEVSNLHESSISTTKGSAPSTGVVSEESSDSLSAVDNKRIDVGAYHLKNEDDFPPLSH, via the exons ATGGGCGATCTTCATGTGAACGGCGTCGTTTTCGGGGAGGATCGCCCCTGCGCCTCGTCGCCGCCGTCGCCGCCGCTGCCGTTGTCAAACCCCGATCCGAGCTCCGTCGCTGCAGACGCATGGTCAGCCGCCGAGGCCACCACCTCCGCGATTCTCCGCCGGATTAGGCCGACGCTCGGTGCTGACCGGAAGCGCCGCGAGGTTGTTGATTACGTGCAGAGGCTGATTCGATATGGCGCTCGGTGTGag GTCTTTCCATATGGGTCAGTTCCTTTAAAAACATATCTTCCAGATGGAGATATTGATTTGACTGCACTCAGTTGTCAAAATATTGAGGATGGCTTAGTGTCGGATGTTCACACTGTTCTACGAGGAGAGGAAATCAATGAAGCTGCTGAATATGAAGTGAAGGATGTTCGTTTCATTGATGCAGAg GTTAAGCTTATCAAATGCATTGTACAGAATATTGTTGTAGACATCTCTTTCAATCAATTAGGAGGACTCAGTACGTTATGTTTTCTTGAAAAG GTTGATCGACTTGTTGGCAAGGATCATCTCTTCAAACGTAGCATTATACTGATAAAAGCTTGGTGCTACTATGAGAGTCGTATTCTGGGTGCTCATCATGGCTTGATATCAACATATGCTCTGGAAACACTTGTTCTGTATATTTTCCATCAGTTTCATGTATCCTTAGATGGTCCACTAGCG GTTCTCTATAGATTTTTGGACTACTTCAGCAAATTCGACTGGGATAATTATTGTGTTAGTTTGAAGGGACCAGTTGGAAAATCTTCTCTGCCTAATATAGTTG CTGAGGTGGCAGAAAATGGAGGAGACACTCTGCTGACTGAGGAGTTCATCAAAACCTGTGTGGAATCATTCTCAGTACCTTCAAGGGGACCTGATTTAAATTTTCGTGCATTTCCTCAGAAACATCTTAACATCATTGATCcactaaaggaaaacaacaacCTTGGTCGCAGTGTCAATAAAG gtaatttctatcGAATACGCAGTGCTTTTAAGTATGGTGCCCGAAAGCTTGGCTGGATTCTTATGCTACCAGAAGATAGAATAGCAGATGAGCTTAATAGGTTCTTTGCGAACACATTGGATAGGCATGGATGCAATCATGGGAATGACATGCGAACTCCGAGTCTTGGTTGTAGTCCTAGAGATTTTGACTTCTCAGGAACATCAGAGGCTGCAGTGTGCTCTGAAGACAAGacatctttctttgtttctacCGGATCCAAAGTGGAAAGTTTACCTGGAAATCAACATAATTGTCAAActaaaaatgaaagagaaaggaaTGGAGTAAAAGTTTTCTCCTCTTTGGCAGGGCCATCAGTTGACTCATCTGGGGATGAAAATGCAGATCCAATTTATAAACTAGTTGAAGATTCTAAGGATGTTGCAACAATAGGAGGCTTGGATCTTGCAAGCAGTAATGATGCATCATATTTTTCAAATGGGATTGCTTCTAATGAAACAACAGTTAATTCTCTTATTGATGACGAGAAAGAGAAGCATGTTATGGAGAACAACTCTAGGTCAAATCTTGATGAAAATAGTGTGGTGTCTTATGGGCTAGTTGATTCGAGAAATGCAGTTGATGtctttgaaaataattttcctCATAGTGATAGTTACACTACTACTGTATCTTGGGGTACTGAAGCTACAAAATCCCTATTGGACCTGGCTGGGGATTATGAAAGTAACATTAGGAATCTACAATATGGTCAGATGTGCAATGGTTATACTGTCTCTCCTCTTGTGGTGCCTAGTCCTCCTAGGTCTCCAAAGTTACAGAATAGGAATCCTTGGGAAACTGTTAGGCAGTGTCTTCAGATTAATCAAAGCATTCATTCACAGGCAAATTCAAATGGTGTTCTTGGACCAGTTTACCTTGTTAATCATGCTACTCTACCGATCCCCCCTTTTGGTtcagaagagaagagaaaactcCGAGGAACAGGCGCATACTTCCCTAATATG TCATCTCGTCCATATAGGGATAACAGGCCAATGTCAGGAAGGGGACGGAGCCAAGCATCTGGTGCTCATGGGCAACAACATAGACATGCACATAGTCGTAACAATGGCTTCATTCCTACTCTACAAGAGTTGAATTTGTCTGTGGAGGGAAGTTTTGAACATCCTCTTGAAGTATATCCTCCTCTTGGCAGTGCTAAGTCCAGATCATCAGAAACGTATTTCAGCCAACCTGCCATATGGGGCCCACGTCATTCTAACGGTTTCCCTCACACGTctgaaaagcatgagtctggtACTGTAAGCCCTCAGCATCATGGACCACCAAGAATTGAAGTTAGCAATCTCCATGAATCAAGCATTTCTACTACTAAGGGCTCTGCTCCCAGCACAGGGGTCGTGTCAGAGGAGAGTTCTGACTCATTATCTGCAGTTGATAACAAAAG GATTGACGTGGGAGCTTATCATTTGAAGAATGAAGATGACTTTCCTCCACTTTCCCACTGA
- the LOC107458102 gene encoding uncharacterized protein LOC107458102 isoform X4 produces the protein MGDLHVNGVVFGEDRPCASSPPSPPLPLSNPDPSSVAADAWSAAEATTSAILRRIRPTLGADRKRREVVDYVQRLIRYGARCEVFPYGSVPLKTYLPDGDIDLTALSCQNIEDGLVSDVHTVLRGEEINEAAEYEVKDVRFIDAEVKLIKCIVQNIVVDISFNQLGGLSTLCFLEKVDRLVGKDHLFKRSIILIKAWCYYESRILGAHHGLISTYALETLVLYIFHQFHVSLDGPLAVLYRFLDYFSKFDWDNYCVSLKGPVGKSSLPNIVAEVAENGGDTLLTEEFIKTCVESFSVPSRGPDLNFRAFPQKHLNIIDPLKENNNLGRSVNKGNFYRIRSAFKYGARKLGWILMLPEDRIADELNRFFANTLDRHGCNHGNDMRTPSLGCSPRDFDFSGTSEAAVCSEDKTSFFVSTGSKVESLPGNQHNCQTKNERERNGVKVFSSLAGPSVDSSGDENADPIYKLVEDSKDVATIGGLDLASSNDASYFSNGIASNETTVNSLIDDEKEKHVMENNSRSNLDENSVVSYGLVDSRNAVDVFENNFPHSDSYTTTVSWGTEATKSLLDLAGDYESNIRNLQYGQMCNGYTVSPLVVPSPPRSPKLQNRNPWETVRQCLQINQSIHSQANSNGVLGPVYLVNHATLPIPPFGSEEKRKLRGTGAYFPNMSSRPYRDNRPMSGRGRSQASGAHGQQHRHAHSRNNGFIPTLQELNLSVEGSFEHPLEVYPPLGSAKSRSSETYFSQPAIWGPRHSNGFPHTSEKHESGTVSPQHHGPPRIEVSNLHESSISTTKGSAPSTGVVSEESSDSLSAVDNKSLCS, from the exons ATGGGCGATCTTCATGTGAACGGCGTCGTTTTCGGGGAGGATCGCCCCTGCGCCTCGTCGCCGCCGTCGCCGCCGCTGCCGTTGTCAAACCCCGATCCGAGCTCCGTCGCTGCAGACGCATGGTCAGCCGCCGAGGCCACCACCTCCGCGATTCTCCGCCGGATTAGGCCGACGCTCGGTGCTGACCGGAAGCGCCGCGAGGTTGTTGATTACGTGCAGAGGCTGATTCGATATGGCGCTCGGTGTGag GTCTTTCCATATGGGTCAGTTCCTTTAAAAACATATCTTCCAGATGGAGATATTGATTTGACTGCACTCAGTTGTCAAAATATTGAGGATGGCTTAGTGTCGGATGTTCACACTGTTCTACGAGGAGAGGAAATCAATGAAGCTGCTGAATATGAAGTGAAGGATGTTCGTTTCATTGATGCAGAg GTTAAGCTTATCAAATGCATTGTACAGAATATTGTTGTAGACATCTCTTTCAATCAATTAGGAGGACTCAGTACGTTATGTTTTCTTGAAAAG GTTGATCGACTTGTTGGCAAGGATCATCTCTTCAAACGTAGCATTATACTGATAAAAGCTTGGTGCTACTATGAGAGTCGTATTCTGGGTGCTCATCATGGCTTGATATCAACATATGCTCTGGAAACACTTGTTCTGTATATTTTCCATCAGTTTCATGTATCCTTAGATGGTCCACTAGCG GTTCTCTATAGATTTTTGGACTACTTCAGCAAATTCGACTGGGATAATTATTGTGTTAGTTTGAAGGGACCAGTTGGAAAATCTTCTCTGCCTAATATAGTTG CTGAGGTGGCAGAAAATGGAGGAGACACTCTGCTGACTGAGGAGTTCATCAAAACCTGTGTGGAATCATTCTCAGTACCTTCAAGGGGACCTGATTTAAATTTTCGTGCATTTCCTCAGAAACATCTTAACATCATTGATCcactaaaggaaaacaacaacCTTGGTCGCAGTGTCAATAAAG gtaatttctatcGAATACGCAGTGCTTTTAAGTATGGTGCCCGAAAGCTTGGCTGGATTCTTATGCTACCAGAAGATAGAATAGCAGATGAGCTTAATAGGTTCTTTGCGAACACATTGGATAGGCATGGATGCAATCATGGGAATGACATGCGAACTCCGAGTCTTGGTTGTAGTCCTAGAGATTTTGACTTCTCAGGAACATCAGAGGCTGCAGTGTGCTCTGAAGACAAGacatctttctttgtttctacCGGATCCAAAGTGGAAAGTTTACCTGGAAATCAACATAATTGTCAAActaaaaatgaaagagaaaggaaTGGAGTAAAAGTTTTCTCCTCTTTGGCAGGGCCATCAGTTGACTCATCTGGGGATGAAAATGCAGATCCAATTTATAAACTAGTTGAAGATTCTAAGGATGTTGCAACAATAGGAGGCTTGGATCTTGCAAGCAGTAATGATGCATCATATTTTTCAAATGGGATTGCTTCTAATGAAACAACAGTTAATTCTCTTATTGATGACGAGAAAGAGAAGCATGTTATGGAGAACAACTCTAGGTCAAATCTTGATGAAAATAGTGTGGTGTCTTATGGGCTAGTTGATTCGAGAAATGCAGTTGATGtctttgaaaataattttcctCATAGTGATAGTTACACTACTACTGTATCTTGGGGTACTGAAGCTACAAAATCCCTATTGGACCTGGCTGGGGATTATGAAAGTAACATTAGGAATCTACAATATGGTCAGATGTGCAATGGTTATACTGTCTCTCCTCTTGTGGTGCCTAGTCCTCCTAGGTCTCCAAAGTTACAGAATAGGAATCCTTGGGAAACTGTTAGGCAGTGTCTTCAGATTAATCAAAGCATTCATTCACAGGCAAATTCAAATGGTGTTCTTGGACCAGTTTACCTTGTTAATCATGCTACTCTACCGATCCCCCCTTTTGGTtcagaagagaagagaaaactcCGAGGAACAGGCGCATACTTCCCTAATATG TCATCTCGTCCATATAGGGATAACAGGCCAATGTCAGGAAGGGGACGGAGCCAAGCATCTGGTGCTCATGGGCAACAACATAGACATGCACATAGTCGTAACAATGGCTTCATTCCTACTCTACAAGAGTTGAATTTGTCTGTGGAGGGAAGTTTTGAACATCCTCTTGAAGTATATCCTCCTCTTGGCAGTGCTAAGTCCAGATCATCAGAAACGTATTTCAGCCAACCTGCCATATGGGGCCCACGTCATTCTAACGGTTTCCCTCACACGTctgaaaagcatgagtctggtACTGTAAGCCCTCAGCATCATGGACCACCAAGAATTGAAGTTAGCAATCTCCATGAATCAAGCATTTCTACTACTAAGGGCTCTGCTCCCAGCACAGGGGTCGTGTCAGAGGAGAGTTCTGACTCATTATCTGCAGTTGATAACAAAAG TTTGTGCTCCTAG
- the LOC107458102 gene encoding uncharacterized protein LOC107458102 isoform X1, whose amino-acid sequence MGDLHVNGVVFGEDRPCASSPPSPPLPLSNPDPSSVAADAWSAAEATTSAILRRIRPTLGADRKRREVVDYVQRLIRYGARCEVFPYGSVPLKTYLPDGDIDLTALSCQNIEDGLVSDVHTVLRGEEINEAAEYEVKDVRFIDAEVKLIKCIVQNIVVDISFNQLGGLSTLCFLEKVDRLVGKDHLFKRSIILIKAWCYYESRILGAHHGLISTYALETLVLYIFHQFHVSLDGPLAVLYRFLDYFSKFDWDNYCVSLKGPVGKSSLPNIVAEVAENGGDTLLTEEFIKTCVESFSVPSRGPDLNFRAFPQKHLNIIDPLKENNNLGRSVNKGNFYRIRSAFKYGARKLGWILMLPEDRIADELNRFFANTLDRHGCNHGNDMRTPSLGCSPRDFDFSGTSEAAVCSEDKTSFFVSTGSKVESLPGNQHNCQTKNERERNGVKVFSSLAGPSVDSSGDENADPIYKLVEDSKDVATIGGLDLASSNDASYFSNGIASNETTVNSLIDDEKEKHVMENNSRSNLDENSVVSYGLVDSRNAVDVFENNFPHSDSYTTTVSWGTEATKSLLDLAGDYESNIRNLQYGQMCNGYTVSPLVVPSPPRSPKLQNRNPWETVRQCLQINQSIHSQANSNGVLGPVYLVNHATLPIPPFGSEEKRKLRGTGAYFPNMSSRPYRDNRPMSGRGRSQASGAHGQQHRHAHSRNNGFIPTLQELNLSVEGSFEHPLEVYPPLGSAKSRSSETYFSQPAIWGPRHSNGFPHTSEKHESGTVSPQHHGPPRIEVSNLHESSISTTKGSAPSTGVVSEESSDSLSAVDNKSIILGGVHGHSNSLDDDPEKQ is encoded by the exons ATGGGCGATCTTCATGTGAACGGCGTCGTTTTCGGGGAGGATCGCCCCTGCGCCTCGTCGCCGCCGTCGCCGCCGCTGCCGTTGTCAAACCCCGATCCGAGCTCCGTCGCTGCAGACGCATGGTCAGCCGCCGAGGCCACCACCTCCGCGATTCTCCGCCGGATTAGGCCGACGCTCGGTGCTGACCGGAAGCGCCGCGAGGTTGTTGATTACGTGCAGAGGCTGATTCGATATGGCGCTCGGTGTGag GTCTTTCCATATGGGTCAGTTCCTTTAAAAACATATCTTCCAGATGGAGATATTGATTTGACTGCACTCAGTTGTCAAAATATTGAGGATGGCTTAGTGTCGGATGTTCACACTGTTCTACGAGGAGAGGAAATCAATGAAGCTGCTGAATATGAAGTGAAGGATGTTCGTTTCATTGATGCAGAg GTTAAGCTTATCAAATGCATTGTACAGAATATTGTTGTAGACATCTCTTTCAATCAATTAGGAGGACTCAGTACGTTATGTTTTCTTGAAAAG GTTGATCGACTTGTTGGCAAGGATCATCTCTTCAAACGTAGCATTATACTGATAAAAGCTTGGTGCTACTATGAGAGTCGTATTCTGGGTGCTCATCATGGCTTGATATCAACATATGCTCTGGAAACACTTGTTCTGTATATTTTCCATCAGTTTCATGTATCCTTAGATGGTCCACTAGCG GTTCTCTATAGATTTTTGGACTACTTCAGCAAATTCGACTGGGATAATTATTGTGTTAGTTTGAAGGGACCAGTTGGAAAATCTTCTCTGCCTAATATAGTTG CTGAGGTGGCAGAAAATGGAGGAGACACTCTGCTGACTGAGGAGTTCATCAAAACCTGTGTGGAATCATTCTCAGTACCTTCAAGGGGACCTGATTTAAATTTTCGTGCATTTCCTCAGAAACATCTTAACATCATTGATCcactaaaggaaaacaacaacCTTGGTCGCAGTGTCAATAAAG gtaatttctatcGAATACGCAGTGCTTTTAAGTATGGTGCCCGAAAGCTTGGCTGGATTCTTATGCTACCAGAAGATAGAATAGCAGATGAGCTTAATAGGTTCTTTGCGAACACATTGGATAGGCATGGATGCAATCATGGGAATGACATGCGAACTCCGAGTCTTGGTTGTAGTCCTAGAGATTTTGACTTCTCAGGAACATCAGAGGCTGCAGTGTGCTCTGAAGACAAGacatctttctttgtttctacCGGATCCAAAGTGGAAAGTTTACCTGGAAATCAACATAATTGTCAAActaaaaatgaaagagaaaggaaTGGAGTAAAAGTTTTCTCCTCTTTGGCAGGGCCATCAGTTGACTCATCTGGGGATGAAAATGCAGATCCAATTTATAAACTAGTTGAAGATTCTAAGGATGTTGCAACAATAGGAGGCTTGGATCTTGCAAGCAGTAATGATGCATCATATTTTTCAAATGGGATTGCTTCTAATGAAACAACAGTTAATTCTCTTATTGATGACGAGAAAGAGAAGCATGTTATGGAGAACAACTCTAGGTCAAATCTTGATGAAAATAGTGTGGTGTCTTATGGGCTAGTTGATTCGAGAAATGCAGTTGATGtctttgaaaataattttcctCATAGTGATAGTTACACTACTACTGTATCTTGGGGTACTGAAGCTACAAAATCCCTATTGGACCTGGCTGGGGATTATGAAAGTAACATTAGGAATCTACAATATGGTCAGATGTGCAATGGTTATACTGTCTCTCCTCTTGTGGTGCCTAGTCCTCCTAGGTCTCCAAAGTTACAGAATAGGAATCCTTGGGAAACTGTTAGGCAGTGTCTTCAGATTAATCAAAGCATTCATTCACAGGCAAATTCAAATGGTGTTCTTGGACCAGTTTACCTTGTTAATCATGCTACTCTACCGATCCCCCCTTTTGGTtcagaagagaagagaaaactcCGAGGAACAGGCGCATACTTCCCTAATATG TCATCTCGTCCATATAGGGATAACAGGCCAATGTCAGGAAGGGGACGGAGCCAAGCATCTGGTGCTCATGGGCAACAACATAGACATGCACATAGTCGTAACAATGGCTTCATTCCTACTCTACAAGAGTTGAATTTGTCTGTGGAGGGAAGTTTTGAACATCCTCTTGAAGTATATCCTCCTCTTGGCAGTGCTAAGTCCAGATCATCAGAAACGTATTTCAGCCAACCTGCCATATGGGGCCCACGTCATTCTAACGGTTTCCCTCACACGTctgaaaagcatgagtctggtACTGTAAGCCCTCAGCATCATGGACCACCAAGAATTGAAGTTAGCAATCTCCATGAATCAAGCATTTCTACTACTAAGGGCTCTGCTCCCAGCACAGGGGTCGTGTCAGAGGAGAGTTCTGACTCATTATCTGCAGTTGATAACAAAAG CATTATCCTTGGTGGAGTCCATGGCCATTCAAATAGCCTTGATGATGACCCCGAGAAACAATAG
- the LOC107458102 gene encoding uncharacterized protein LOC107458102 isoform X3, producing the protein MGDLHVNGVVFGEDRPCASSPPSPPLPLSNPDPSSVAADAWSAAEATTSAILRRIRPTLGADRKRREVVDYVQRLIRYGARCEVFPYGSVPLKTYLPDGDIDLTALSCQNIEDGLVSDVHTVLRGEEINEAAEYEVKDVRFIDAEVKLIKCIVQNIVVDISFNQLGGLSTLCFLEKVDRLVGKDHLFKRSIILIKAWCYYESRILGAHHGLISTYALETLVLYIFHQFHVSLDGPLAVLYRFLDYFSKFDWDNYCVSLKGPVGKSSLPNIVENGGDTLLTEEFIKTCVESFSVPSRGPDLNFRAFPQKHLNIIDPLKENNNLGRSVNKGNFYRIRSAFKYGARKLGWILMLPEDRIADELNRFFANTLDRHGCNHGNDMRTPSLGCSPRDFDFSGTSEAAVCSEDKTSFFVSTGSKVESLPGNQHNCQTKNERERNGVKVFSSLAGPSVDSSGDENADPIYKLVEDSKDVATIGGLDLASSNDASYFSNGIASNETTVNSLIDDEKEKHVMENNSRSNLDENSVVSYGLVDSRNAVDVFENNFPHSDSYTTTVSWGTEATKSLLDLAGDYESNIRNLQYGQMCNGYTVSPLVVPSPPRSPKLQNRNPWETVRQCLQINQSIHSQANSNGVLGPVYLVNHATLPIPPFGSEEKRKLRGTGAYFPNMSSRPYRDNRPMSGRGRSQASGAHGQQHRHAHSRNNGFIPTLQELNLSVEGSFEHPLEVYPPLGSAKSRSSETYFSQPAIWGPRHSNGFPHTSEKHESGTVSPQHHGPPRIEVSNLHESSISTTKGSAPSTGVVSEESSDSLSAVDNKSIILGGVHGHSNSLDDDPEKQ; encoded by the exons ATGGGCGATCTTCATGTGAACGGCGTCGTTTTCGGGGAGGATCGCCCCTGCGCCTCGTCGCCGCCGTCGCCGCCGCTGCCGTTGTCAAACCCCGATCCGAGCTCCGTCGCTGCAGACGCATGGTCAGCCGCCGAGGCCACCACCTCCGCGATTCTCCGCCGGATTAGGCCGACGCTCGGTGCTGACCGGAAGCGCCGCGAGGTTGTTGATTACGTGCAGAGGCTGATTCGATATGGCGCTCGGTGTGag GTCTTTCCATATGGGTCAGTTCCTTTAAAAACATATCTTCCAGATGGAGATATTGATTTGACTGCACTCAGTTGTCAAAATATTGAGGATGGCTTAGTGTCGGATGTTCACACTGTTCTACGAGGAGAGGAAATCAATGAAGCTGCTGAATATGAAGTGAAGGATGTTCGTTTCATTGATGCAGAg GTTAAGCTTATCAAATGCATTGTACAGAATATTGTTGTAGACATCTCTTTCAATCAATTAGGAGGACTCAGTACGTTATGTTTTCTTGAAAAG GTTGATCGACTTGTTGGCAAGGATCATCTCTTCAAACGTAGCATTATACTGATAAAAGCTTGGTGCTACTATGAGAGTCGTATTCTGGGTGCTCATCATGGCTTGATATCAACATATGCTCTGGAAACACTTGTTCTGTATATTTTCCATCAGTTTCATGTATCCTTAGATGGTCCACTAGCG GTTCTCTATAGATTTTTGGACTACTTCAGCAAATTCGACTGGGATAATTATTGTGTTAGTTTGAAGGGACCAGTTGGAAAATCTTCTCTGCCTAATATAGTTG AAAATGGAGGAGACACTCTGCTGACTGAGGAGTTCATCAAAACCTGTGTGGAATCATTCTCAGTACCTTCAAGGGGACCTGATTTAAATTTTCGTGCATTTCCTCAGAAACATCTTAACATCATTGATCcactaaaggaaaacaacaacCTTGGTCGCAGTGTCAATAAAG gtaatttctatcGAATACGCAGTGCTTTTAAGTATGGTGCCCGAAAGCTTGGCTGGATTCTTATGCTACCAGAAGATAGAATAGCAGATGAGCTTAATAGGTTCTTTGCGAACACATTGGATAGGCATGGATGCAATCATGGGAATGACATGCGAACTCCGAGTCTTGGTTGTAGTCCTAGAGATTTTGACTTCTCAGGAACATCAGAGGCTGCAGTGTGCTCTGAAGACAAGacatctttctttgtttctacCGGATCCAAAGTGGAAAGTTTACCTGGAAATCAACATAATTGTCAAActaaaaatgaaagagaaaggaaTGGAGTAAAAGTTTTCTCCTCTTTGGCAGGGCCATCAGTTGACTCATCTGGGGATGAAAATGCAGATCCAATTTATAAACTAGTTGAAGATTCTAAGGATGTTGCAACAATAGGAGGCTTGGATCTTGCAAGCAGTAATGATGCATCATATTTTTCAAATGGGATTGCTTCTAATGAAACAACAGTTAATTCTCTTATTGATGACGAGAAAGAGAAGCATGTTATGGAGAACAACTCTAGGTCAAATCTTGATGAAAATAGTGTGGTGTCTTATGGGCTAGTTGATTCGAGAAATGCAGTTGATGtctttgaaaataattttcctCATAGTGATAGTTACACTACTACTGTATCTTGGGGTACTGAAGCTACAAAATCCCTATTGGACCTGGCTGGGGATTATGAAAGTAACATTAGGAATCTACAATATGGTCAGATGTGCAATGGTTATACTGTCTCTCCTCTTGTGGTGCCTAGTCCTCCTAGGTCTCCAAAGTTACAGAATAGGAATCCTTGGGAAACTGTTAGGCAGTGTCTTCAGATTAATCAAAGCATTCATTCACAGGCAAATTCAAATGGTGTTCTTGGACCAGTTTACCTTGTTAATCATGCTACTCTACCGATCCCCCCTTTTGGTtcagaagagaagagaaaactcCGAGGAACAGGCGCATACTTCCCTAATATG TCATCTCGTCCATATAGGGATAACAGGCCAATGTCAGGAAGGGGACGGAGCCAAGCATCTGGTGCTCATGGGCAACAACATAGACATGCACATAGTCGTAACAATGGCTTCATTCCTACTCTACAAGAGTTGAATTTGTCTGTGGAGGGAAGTTTTGAACATCCTCTTGAAGTATATCCTCCTCTTGGCAGTGCTAAGTCCAGATCATCAGAAACGTATTTCAGCCAACCTGCCATATGGGGCCCACGTCATTCTAACGGTTTCCCTCACACGTctgaaaagcatgagtctggtACTGTAAGCCCTCAGCATCATGGACCACCAAGAATTGAAGTTAGCAATCTCCATGAATCAAGCATTTCTACTACTAAGGGCTCTGCTCCCAGCACAGGGGTCGTGTCAGAGGAGAGTTCTGACTCATTATCTGCAGTTGATAACAAAAG CATTATCCTTGGTGGAGTCCATGGCCATTCAAATAGCCTTGATGATGACCCCGAGAAACAATAG